The segment CATAAAAAATGACGCTGAATAAAATGATCGCTGCTAAGATCGCCGCGACAATCATTAAAATGATCTCTTTTTTGTTTCTTTCTTTGATCACTCGCGTAGCTCCTCCAATAAATTATTGATACCCATTATAGCAGATTTTTACATCTGAATGAGGTTATTTTTCCTCTGGTTCTTGAAAATTATTCAAAAACTTAGACATTTCCCCACCGATTTCATCGATCGGTAGTTCTATAATTGGCAGCTCTTTAGGCAGTCCTTGACGAATCCGCTGACCGTATTTTGTTGTAATGATCCGCCGATCTAGTAAAATCATCACACCACGATCGTCTTCTGAACGAATCAGTCTGCCTAATCCTTGACGTAATTTCATCGCTGCTTTAGGAACAGCCTCCTGAAGAAATGGATTGAGGCCTTTATTTTGCAGAAAATTGTTTTTTGCCTGAACTTCCGGTCGTTGAGGATTTTCAAAAGGCAATCGGGTCACGATAACGATACGCAATGTATCCCCCGGCAGATCGATCCCTTCCCAGAAACTGTCAGCGCCGAACAATATCGCTGACTTGGATTGACTGAAGCGTTTCAGGATCTTTTCCCGGCTTCCCCCCACACCTTGCGCCAATATCTCACGGCCATTTTGCAAAAAGCGCAGATGCATCTTGCCATAAACGCTTTGCAAGATTTCATGAGAAGTAAACAAAACCATTGCCGCTTGATCTGGATCTTTCAAAAGACTTTCCAAAGTTTCTACTAAATACTGAACATACTCTTGAGTTGAAAGTTCTGGAATCGAAATCCCTTTATCCGGAATAAAGATCCGAGCCTGTTTTTTATAGTCAAATGGCGATGGCAGAATCTTCACGGTTGCCTCTGGAATTCCCAATTTCTTAGGAAAATAATTGCGGTCGCTTCCGATCTTCAATGTACCGCCTACATAAATGATCCGTTCATACCGCTCATACCAAACCGTCTGAGGGATCAGCGCCGCTTCGAAATCAGCAATTTTGATTATTCCGCTAGAATTTTTAACACCCGGTACAAACCAGTGAACATAGCGTTCCAGCCAATTTTCCAACCAGAGTGTCACGATATCGGCTTGCCGCCGCAGTTCTTCAAATAGGTCTAACAATTCTGTATAAACAAACTGCTCGCGTTTCAGCCAATTGCTTTCTTCAGGGAGCAGCAATGCCGACATCTGTGTCTGAAGTTCATTGATTTCTTCATAATACAGTTGGATTTTTTGAATATTTTTAGCATCCGGCAGTGAAAAAGATTCTATGTCTTCTCTGGTGATCACCGATTCTTCACTGGGAAAAGTTTCGTGCAATACTTCCAGAAGGCTTAACTGAGCTTCTGTCAGATACCGCAGTTCTTCCTGATAAATAGCTAGCAGTCTCATGATTTCATCGTAACCTAGCAACAATTCTTCAAGTTTGACGAATAATCCGGTCGGTTCCAACATTTGTTGTACTTTACGATGGAACAATGAAAAATTCACACTTTTCATGGATGACCGTTCACAGATATCTGCTAAATGGTGTGCTTCATCAATAATCAGATAAGGACTTTTTGGTAAAGCAGGAATTTCTCTGACATTTTCCTGAGCTAAAAATGCATGGTTAACGATCAAAAAATTACTTTGTTTGATTCTTTGATGAAGGAACCTCAAAAAATCGACTTCAAAAAACACATCATCTGAAGTAAGATGGGCGATTCCTCGATGATGGACTTCTTTAAAAAACAAATGATTCAGATGAATCAAATTCAACTCATCAAGATCCCCTGTCGTGGTTTGTGTCAGCCACACAAGCACAGCCGATTGGTACAACACATATTGTTTTTGCGAAACTGGTCGCAATAATGTCGCTTTGAAACGTTGGAGATCAAGATAGTGACTGTTACCTTTAATGACTGTTGCTTGAATGGGCTGGTCAAAAAGTTGATTCAGCAACGGAATATCTTTTTTCAACAACTGATCTTGCAGCACCAATGAAACTGTGCTGATAACCACTGGTTGCTCAGGAGTAGCCAAATAATTCGCCGGCAGCAAATAACCGATCGTCTTGCCCATCCCAGTCGCCGCTTCGACAAATAGATTTTTATTTTCAACTTCTTCCGTAAAATGTTTATAAACCAGATTCATCAGCCGTGCCTGATCTTTACGAAACGTCAGCTTGTCAGCAAAAAGCTGTTCTTTGCCTTTTTTCTTTTTGGGAAATTCGTGCGTAAAGTGGTTGTGTTGAAAAGGTGCCACTTTCTTTTTCCGCAAAGCGATCCCTGATACGATTTCTAATTCACTGGATAATGGGTGCGGCTTTTGTTTCAGTTCATCCACTAATGAACGGATATAAGCGCCTGTCTGCATTCCTAATGGCTCGCTTAGATTCGCGATTGTTTCTACTGTGATCAGCGGAAGCTGCTTGATGATTGCTTCCATATATAAAAATAAAGCGCCTGTCACTTCGGCATCGCTGTCTGCTTGATGAGGATTCTCATGACTCAAGCCTAAACTTTCTGCCAAGTCATTCAAGCGAAAACTAGGTTCAGTCGGCAAAAAAATATGCGCTAATTCTACGGTATCGATCCCCGGTATCGTCAATTCCGGCGCTCCGCATCGCAATAGTTCTTGATTTAAAAAATTATAGTCAAAATATATATTATGAGCGACAAAAATCGTGTCCGCCAATAGATTATAAATCGTCAATGCGATATCTTCGAAGTAAGGGGCTTTTTTTATACGCTGATTGCTGATATGAGTCAAATTCACGATTTGTTTCGAAATTGGTTTGTCTGGATTGACATCTGTCGCAAATCTCTGGATGACTTGACCGTTTCGAATCAAAACACAACCGAATTGAATGATCCGATCGACTTTAGGGTCGGTTCCGGTCGTCTCGATATCTACAACTGCATAGGTCTTCATTTTAACAGTTTCCTCCTTGCATGTACTTTAGCATTATACTACAAATCAGCAGGAGATTTAATCACTTTCCATTGCTGTTCTCTGACAGATATCGTTTTCAAGGGGTTTAAAGGTGCTCTGATCTGTCTTTTATAAGATGATTATCTTATGGAAAAACAAAAAAAGCCTGACGCAAATGCGCCAGGCTTTACAAGTCAATAATTAAGCTTTATTAACGTTTGTTGCTTGAGGGCCACGTTGACCTTCTTCAACATCGAAAGTCACTGCTTGACCTTCTTCTAAAGTTTTGAAACCTTCACCTTGGATAGCTGAAAAGTGAACGAATACGTCGTTTCCGTCTTCTGCAGTGATGAAGCCAAAACCTTTGTCTGAGTTAAACCATTTTACTGTACCTGTTTGCATAATAAAAATCCTCCTTGTGTTGATACACATATTTGCAATTACTTGTATCGGGTGAAAATGTGGAAGATGTTTTAAAATGAAACAAGCTTGCCATAAATTACCTTAACAAATACTACACTTTGTATTGTATCACACTAATTCTCTTCTGGCTAATCTTTTTGCGAAATAATGCTTTATTTAATAACTTTTCTTAACATTTATGATTCAACAGCATTTTAATATTACTAACAAATGCGGATTAAAAAAAATAACTAACCACAGGAAGCCTTATAGGGCAAGCCTGCGGTCAGTTTATTTAAAAGCAGAACTTAAAAACTCGTTTTAAATCAGTAGCGTAAGATCGCTACCAAACTTTTTTGAGCGGGAGCGTCATCTTGATCAAGAACGAATACTTTTCCGCCATTCACTAGAACTTCATCTGCCATCGTATTCAATACTTGTCGATGATCGTATTCTGTATCTGGATCATCACCAAATCCTGGTGCTAGATTAGAAGTCGCGATAAATAGATGGGAAATACGTCCTTCTTTGGCGGCTAATTTTATATCTACTAATTGATCGATAAATTTACGATCCATTAATTTTTGATATTCTGCCACTTCTTTTTTCATTAATTCAGCCGTCAATTGATCAGCACCATTTTTAATATCTTTGATCGTAGATTGGGCTGCTGAACCGGTAACAGCTGGTTCTGCACAATAACAAGGGTTCTTCGCGTATTTTTTGAACATCGCTTGATTTTCAGGTAATGCGTAAAGATAGATCGGATATTCTTCTTCATTGACAAATTCATCTTTCAAGAAATTATCAACAGCTTGGTAGTAATTGACCCAGTCGATCTCCACTTCTTCATCCTTTGTGCTGACACCGTGGAAGGCCACGCCCTCTTTGGAACCATTCCGGCCTCCTTGTGAACTAAAATTAAGGCTGCTATCTGTCAGTTCTTCTCCTAAAGCTGTTGGAACATCAACCGGAGCACCTTCTGGCAAGCTCACTTCTTCAACCATTTTGTTTTCCACAAAATACAGCTTCATCGAATCGCGATTTAGCCCCAGCAAGTAATACGTATAGTTGAACTGAGCGTTTTTGATGATCGCTAATAAGTATGGCAGATCACCAACATAATATTGATCATCGACCGCGATACTTAAACGATGGATGTATGTGTCTTTTTCAGTCAGGATGATCGCTGCGCTTGTAGTGGCACTACGCCAAAAAGATTGATCTGCCAACAGCGCATCAAATTTCTCTTGAAATTTAGACCAATCTTTTTCAGGATATTTTTTATCAAATCGTTTTTTCGCTTCTCGAGCGAAATTTTTCAGTTTGATTTGATCTTTTTCTATGTTTTGATGACCCACGTGGGTGTTCAACATAATGGTGACGAACGGTCCCTCTACATTTTCTGAAGTCAGCTGCGATAATAATTCCTTACCAATTTTTGTCATATAACGATCCCTCCCTGAGTTACTTTAATACTACACTAAAATTTTAACACGCTTACATTTTTCTATAAAGCAAAACGATTTGTAGAAAAATGACTCGTTATTTCAGAAAAGCAAAAAACGTGTTCAAAATTCGCTGGAATACGATCGTTGAACACGTCTTGATGTTATCGATTAATAGAACGGGCCACGCGATTGATCGTATGACGCATACCGCGGATCGCTACGGACATTTCAAAAATATTTTCAGTAGGAGCCAGACCGCCATAACCTGCATCTCCAATATGTTGGATATCGACACCGCACATCTTATTGCGGATCGCCATTTGACGAAGTGTTTCTGGGCGGGCACTTTCTTGACTTGTCCCGATAGCTGACATCGTTAGCAGATTACGCTCTTTTGCAAAACGGACTGCATCTATCAAATCCTGCTCCAAAAAGCCTTGGATCGTTCCAACAGACGGCAGTAACAATACATCAGCACCAGCTGCTGCATAAGCTTCGATCGCTTCTTTTGAAACAACGGGTTCATCAGCACCTGCCGAATGCATTTTCCCAGCGATGATCAAACCGGAAAAGTATTCTTTAGCTGTTTTCACCGCTTTGGCGATTTCTTTATTTGTTACACCTGTCCCTGGATTTCCTGTAAAGCAAATAAAATCCACACCTAGTTCTTCGGCTTTTTGAATCGTTTCTTTTGAAGCCGAACGACCGTTGCTGATTTCGATTTTTTCACTTAACATGTCGGTTGCTTCAGGGATCGGTTCTAAGTTGATCCCGATTGGACGGCCTACTAGTTCTTTAAGGCGAGGGATCGGATTTTCGATTTCTTCTTGATTAAAAGCTGTCTCAAATGTGTGTCCCGGCATGCCGGCGATGAACGGACGATAACAATCGAAGGCGTTCAGCAGCAATAAGTCAGCCCCAAATGCAGCGGCAACTTCAGCATTGGTGATATCTCCTGATTGCGGTTGAGAAGCGACCACATTTTCAGCTAAAAGTACCCGTCCTTCGCTGGCTTTGATCGACTGCTTCAATTCCTGAGCATCCATGAGAGCGACTTCACTGTAACTTGCACTGATCAAACGTTTTACCATTATAGTTCCTCCTTTATGTAGCGACAGGCACAGAAAAAAGCCTTGATAAGACAAGGCTTCGCATCTAATATAACGTCCTTGACTGGAATTGAACCAGCGACCTGTCGCTTAGGAGGCGACTGCTCTATCCTACTGAGCTACAAGGACAAGACACTTTATTTTAGCCTTATCTGTTCTTCGATGCAAGTCACTTTTGTTTACTTTGTGAGATGATCAAAAATAATCTTCTAATATCGGACGTTGTTTCGGCGTGATTTCTTTAACAGCATCGATTGCTTTTGTGTCGCCGTTCAATAATCCATAAAACGCTAACTGATCTGGGGTATGGCTTCCCATCATAAGCTGTGTAAAACGCTGGATAGACAGTGTGATCTTAGGCAATGATGTTTCTGTTGTTTTTGTTACAGTAACATCATTGCCCTGACGGCGCAGTTCATAGACGCCTGTATTCCAGGGTGCGTACACATCTGTTTCAATAACTAAAGCGATATCTTCTTGCAGACGATCAAGAAACGGATAATCTGCTAAAAATGCAGCCACATCCACAACACGTCCCATCATTTCCGGACGAACACTGACTTTTTCTAACGGCGTAGCCGCTAAAAATTGCCGATCAGTCCCATCAAATCCCTCTTCATAAACGATCGTATAGACTGAGCCGTTATGAGAAGCGATCATCCGATTAAGCCCTTGATAAGCACGGCCTGTCAATGAAACCCATTCATAAACAGTCAATTTTCCTTCTTGGATTTGATAAATCAAATACCCTTCTGTTTCCTCCTCGTGCTGATACAAAGCATACGTGTAGTCTTTTCGTAAAGGAAATTTAAATTCCAACCACCAATCTTCTCTGACGACGCCGCCTCGATGATGACGAGGAAGTTTTTGAAAAATCTGTTTGATCGCATCTTTTCCCTGCTCCCATGTCACACGTTTGACTTGTCCTTCTGTTTTTGGACTGTCCGGCCACTGTGCCGCGTTGCTTTCATAGGCAATTCGTTCAAACAGCAGCTCATAGCCATAGCGACGGTAAAAAGGATAAGAAAACGGAGCCAAATAAGATAAAACTGCTCCTCGTTCTTTGCAGTCTTGCAATAGTTGTTTCATGATCCGATCGATCCGCCCTTGACTACGATACTCAGGATAAGAAGCGACAAAGCCGATTCCTGCCATTTTATAAATCTGTCCAAAAAAATCAACGGAAAAAGGTGTTGCCATGACTTGGCTGGCTAATTTTCCTTGTTCATCAAAAGAACCGTAATTCCATGAATTTTTCGTAAGCAATTCAAACCGCTGGATATTACGTTCTGAAAGTTCCCATTGAAATGCGTAAGAAACTAATTGCAGCATTTCTTTCGTATACAGTGTTCCCATTTCTTTGACATCCGTCATAGCTCATTCCTCCAAATAAAAAAGGCGTCAAATGACCCCTTTTTACTATGATTCTTCAATCATTTCCAGCATTTTTTTAAATTGCCGGCGTTTGAAATACATCAACATCGTGCCTAACAGCAAATCATTCAGTTGTTGAAGAATGCCAAAGGATTTCATCGTTTCTGTGTATTCAACTTTACAAGATTTGTCGTCGATTGGATCAATTTGATACCGGGCAACAAACTCATTTCTTGTCGTTGAGGTTTTAAATTGATAGGATTGATTTTCGATGACTTCTTCAATCTTGATCTTCGCACGACTGTTTTTTGAAAATTCCTTGATGTATTCAAAATTTTGCAGTTGTTTTCTTGTTAATGTTTTTCCAGTAGCTTTGCGGACGTCGAACACAACGGAATCCATCACTTTATCATAAAAGTTGCTTGCAGGAATATTAAGCGTCTTAACGATTTTCACGATCATTTACCCCCATTTTGCTGTTCCGATTTCTTCTTGCCTTTGAAAAACAACCAGCCGCCAAGCGCGACAAGCGCGACTCCTGTCGTTAGGCTGTAGACATCCAACTGCATGTTACCTGGCTTCATACTGAATAAAATAATCAAAAAACCGATACTGCATAAAAATAATCCATTTTTTTCCATCTTCGATCATCCTATCTATTGTTTAAACTGCTACTGCTTGGAAAAACAATACAGTGCCCCAAGGTTGCGCTTTGATCAATTCTTTTGCTTTTTTAGCAGCTGCCTCTGGATCTTCTGCGGTAGTTTCAAAAAATAATTTGATTCCTTGTTTTTCCTTAAATGTAAATGAGATCCCGTCTTCGTTGTATCCTTCTAAAAGTTCTTTGATTGCGTCTTGTTGCATAGCGCTTGCAATACTGATCATTTGTTTTTCCTCCTCTGTTATTCTATATAATATCTACCTTCATTGTACTATTTAGTTCTTGAAAAAAGCAAGGACTGCTCCCACCTCTTTGGAAGCGACAGCAGTCCTTGTAATGACCGATTATTCGCCGGCAGCTGGATCGATCTTGTTAGCAGAGATAACGAATGGTGCCCAGATAAAGAAGGTAACCACCATACATACCAATGTAACGATCGGTGCCCGCCAGTCAGCTCCTGTTGCCAAGAAGGACAACAGCATTGGTGGAACAACCCAAGCAACTTGTTGCGAAACTGGTGATACTAAACCAAGGTAAGTAGCAACCCAACCGATTGTTGTTGCAACAACTGGTGCCACTAAGAATGGGATAAACATGATCGCATTCAATACGATTGGTAAACCGAACATAGCAGGTTCATTGATATTGAACAAACCAGGTCCAATTGACAGTTTTGCAACAGTCAAGTAGTCTGCACGTTTTGAGAATAGCAAGATTGCGATCAGTAATGTGATCGTACCGCCTGATCCACCAAACCATGCGAAAGCATCAAATGATCCACGTACCCACATGTAAGCTTTTCCGTCTTGAATCGCATCTAAGACAGCGTCTGTACCTGTTTTACCGTTATAACCTTTTTGGAAAATGTCGATATTAACTAATTGTGCTTGGCCCCAAATACCTTCCAATACTGGTGCCAATACGTTTGGTCCATGGATACCAAAGAACCAGAACAATTGCACAAATACTGTAACGATCAAGACAGCACCGATACCTTGTGATAAGCCCAAGAACGGCTCAGCAATGTATTTTTGTACCAAGTCAATGATCAATTGTCCATCAGTCAATTTGCCAACGACAAAGTTGATAATAGCAACTACATATAATGCCACTGTTGCAGGAATGATTGCTGCAAAGGCTTTTGATACTGCTGGAGGTACTGAATCAGGCATTTTGATCGTGATATCAGCCAACATCAATTTACAGAAAATAATAACTGAAAGTGCACCCATAATCATGATAGTGAAGTAAGCGTTGGCATTTAAGTGATTCAGATTCAACCAGCCCCAACCTGTTGCTGTTAATCCGTCAGCAGTAGCAGACCAACCAGAATCTGCGCTGCCTGCATTGATTGTATCAACAACATCTTGCGGTACAGCAGTAGACAATGTGTTGGTGTAAGAGAAAGCGATTCCTTGCACTAATGTTGCCAAACTAACGATACCACCGGCTAAATCATTAACGCCGTAAGCACGTGCCAAATTGTAACCCCAAGAAAACGCGAATACCAAACCGGCGATCGCTAATGTACCATTCCAAACAAACCCATTGACTCCAATGATTTCGCGAATCACAGGAATCGAATTGCCATCATAGCTTGGCCAAAATTGTGGTGGCAAATCACGAATAATTGCATTGATCATTACGGCGACCGAACCGGCCATTGTTGCTGGCATTGTTCCAATAAATGCATCACGCAGCGCTACTAAGTGCTTTTGGGCACCAATTTTAGCGGCTACTGGAAGGATGTGTTTTTCCATCCAACTTGTTAATCCGTTCATTTTATTTCCTCCTATAAGTCCTATTTATATAAAGAAAAATCTTCTTCATATCCTTTTTCAAAGAACCGTTCAAAACTATCCGTTCAAAGAGAATTTTGTGTGGTGTATTACTCCGCGTCTATACGACGATAAAGATCAATGATCTCTTTTGCAAGATCAGTGAATGCGATCGATGTCATCAAATGATCTTGACTGTGAACCGTCAACAACGTTACAGTGACATGATTGCCTTGTGCTTCTTGTGTCAGCATGTTTGTTTGAGCATGATGGGCTTCTACTAATGAAGCTTCCGCATCAGCGATTTTTTGATCAGCTAGTTCAAAGTCGCCTTGTTTAGCTGCTTGAATCGCTTCCATTGCATCGCTCTTTGCATTTCCTCCATACATGATCAAACCCATGATTGCTTCTAAGTTTTGTTGTTCCTCCACTTAACTTTCCTCCAAACTAAAATCCCTTTTTCTTATTTCTCACCCATAAGGTTTTCGGCTTGTGCCAACACTTTTTCGCCATTCATCATGCCGTAGTCTGCCATGTTGATAACATCCAAAGGAATTCCTTTTGGTGCAAGTTTTTGTTCAAATTGCGCTTTCATGAAACGTACTTGTGGGCCTAACAATAGAACATCCACATTTTTTGTTTCCAAGTTATTATCTGCGTCAGACGCGGATACTGCAAAAATATCTGCATCCATTCCTTTTTCTTCCGCAGCTTTTTGCATTTTGGTCACAAGTAAACTAGTACTCATTCCTGCAGAACAAACCAACATAATCGTTTTCTTTGCCATTTTTGTTCACCTCTTTGATTTTTTTTATTTACACTTAACTATAATGCAATAAGCGTGCCAAAATAAAAAAAGAGCAAAACACTGTAAATGACAGCGTTTTACTCTTTTTTATTTTTACACACTTACCGTTCATATCATTACACACTAAATTTGTGTGTAATATCGTAAGCGCTTTTGATTTTATTTTCTAAGAACATCTGTGTAATAAATGCAATCTCGTCTTCAGAGATTTTTATTTGATATTCTTTTTCCAAAGACATCAACGCCGTCCGCACCGTGTCGTTTTCCAAACGATATTTCTTC is part of the Enterococcus mediterraneensis genome and harbors:
- a CDS encoding helicase C-terminal domain-containing protein; its protein translation is MKTYAVVDIETTGTDPKVDRIIQFGCVLIRNGQVIQRFATDVNPDKPISKQIVNLTHISNQRIKKAPYFEDIALTIYNLLADTIFVAHNIYFDYNFLNQELLRCGAPELTIPGIDTVELAHIFLPTEPSFRLNDLAESLGLSHENPHQADSDAEVTGALFLYMEAIIKQLPLITVETIANLSEPLGMQTGAYIRSLVDELKQKPHPLSSELEIVSGIALRKKKVAPFQHNHFTHEFPKKKKGKEQLFADKLTFRKDQARLMNLVYKHFTEEVENKNLFVEAATGMGKTIGYLLPANYLATPEQPVVISTVSLVLQDQLLKKDIPLLNQLFDQPIQATVIKGNSHYLDLQRFKATLLRPVSQKQYVLYQSAVLVWLTQTTTGDLDELNLIHLNHLFFKEVHHRGIAHLTSDDVFFEVDFLRFLHQRIKQSNFLIVNHAFLAQENVREIPALPKSPYLIIDEAHHLADICERSSMKSVNFSLFHRKVQQMLEPTGLFVKLEELLLGYDEIMRLLAIYQEELRYLTEAQLSLLEVLHETFPSEESVITREDIESFSLPDAKNIQKIQLYYEEINELQTQMSALLLPEESNWLKREQFVYTELLDLFEELRRQADIVTLWLENWLERYVHWFVPGVKNSSGIIKIADFEAALIPQTVWYERYERIIYVGGTLKIGSDRNYFPKKLGIPEATVKILPSPFDYKKQARIFIPDKGISIPELSTQEYVQYLVETLESLLKDPDQAAMVLFTSHEILQSVYGKMHLRFLQNGREILAQGVGGSREKILKRFSQSKSAILFGADSFWEGIDLPGDTLRIVIVTRLPFENPQRPEVQAKNNFLQNKGLNPFLQEAVPKAAMKLRQGLGRLIRSEDDRGVMILLDRRIITTKYGQRIRQGLPKELPIIELPIDEIGGEMSKFLNNFQEPEEK
- a CDS encoding cold-shock protein, producing MQTGTVKWFNSDKGFGFITAEDGNDVFVHFSAIQGEGFKTLEEGQAVTFDVEEGQRGPQATNVNKA
- a CDS encoding haloacid dehalogenase-like hydrolase, translated to MVKRLISASYSEVALMDAQELKQSIKASEGRVLLAENVVASQPQSGDITNAEVAAAFGADLLLLNAFDCYRPFIAGMPGHTFETAFNQEEIENPIPRLKELVGRPIGINLEPIPEATDMLSEKIEISNGRSASKETIQKAEELGVDFICFTGNPGTGVTNKEIAKAVKTAKEYFSGLIIAGKMHSAGADEPVVSKEAIEAYAAAGADVLLLPSVGTIQGFLEQDLIDAVRFAKERNLLTMSAIGTSQESARPETLRQMAIRNKMCGVDIQHIGDAGYGGLAPTENIFEMSVAIRGMRHTINRVARSINR
- a CDS encoding GNAT family N-acetyltransferase; the protein is MTDVKEMGTLYTKEMLQLVSYAFQWELSERNIQRFELLTKNSWNYGSFDEQGKLASQVMATPFSVDFFGQIYKMAGIGFVASYPEYRSQGRIDRIMKQLLQDCKERGAVLSYLAPFSYPFYRRYGYELLFERIAYESNAAQWPDSPKTEGQVKRVTWEQGKDAIKQIFQKLPRHHRGGVVREDWWLEFKFPLRKDYTYALYQHEEETEGYLIYQIQEGKLTVYEWVSLTGRAYQGLNRMIASHNGSVYTIVYEEGFDGTDRQFLAATPLEKVSVRPEMMGRVVDVAAFLADYPFLDRLQEDIALVIETDVYAPWNTGVYELRRQGNDVTVTKTTETSLPKITLSIQRFTQLMMGSHTPDQLAFYGLLNGDTKAIDAVKEITPKQRPILEDYF
- a CDS encoding DUF3284 domain-containing protein, coding for MKIVKTLNIPASNFYDKVMDSVVFDVRKATGKTLTRKQLQNFEYIKEFSKNSRAKIKIEEVIENQSYQFKTSTTRNEFVARYQIDPIDDKSCKVEYTETMKSFGILQQLNDLLLGTMLMYFKRRQFKKMLEMIEES
- a CDS encoding DUF3188 domain-containing protein, which translates into the protein MEKNGLFLCSIGFLIILFSMKPGNMQLDVYSLTTGVALVALGGWLFFKGKKKSEQQNGGK
- a CDS encoding PTS sugar transporter subunit IIC, with the translated sequence MNGLTSWMEKHILPVAAKIGAQKHLVALRDAFIGTMPATMAGSVAVMINAIIRDLPPQFWPSYDGNSIPVIREIIGVNGFVWNGTLAIAGLVFAFSWGYNLARAYGVNDLAGGIVSLATLVQGIAFSYTNTLSTAVPQDVVDTINAGSADSGWSATADGLTATGWGWLNLNHLNANAYFTIMIMGALSVIIFCKLMLADITIKMPDSVPPAVSKAFAAIIPATVALYVVAIINFVVGKLTDGQLIIDLVQKYIAEPFLGLSQGIGAVLIVTVFVQLFWFFGIHGPNVLAPVLEGIWGQAQLVNIDIFQKGYNGKTGTDAVLDAIQDGKAYMWVRGSFDAFAWFGGSGGTITLLIAILLFSKRADYLTVAKLSIGPGLFNINEPAMFGLPIVLNAIMFIPFLVAPVVATTIGWVATYLGLVSPVSQQVAWVVPPMLLSFLATGADWRAPIVTLVCMVVTFFIWAPFVISANKIDPAAGE
- a CDS encoding PTS lactose/cellobiose transporter subunit IIA, which encodes MEEQQNLEAIMGLIMYGGNAKSDAMEAIQAAKQGDFELADQKIADAEASLVEAHHAQTNMLTQEAQGNHVTVTLLTVHSQDHLMTSIAFTDLAKEIIDLYRRIDAE
- a CDS encoding PTS sugar transporter subunit IIB is translated as MAKKTIMLVCSAGMSTSLLVTKMQKAAEEKGMDADIFAVSASDADNNLETKNVDVLLLGPQVRFMKAQFEQKLAPKGIPLDVINMADYGMMNGEKVLAQAENLMGEK